aataagaaaagaaaaggatcGAGAGGGAAGGTAGGTATACATCACTTTAAGTAAGTAAGTTATGGTAGAAATGTATTGTGTACTGAAtatagaaatattaaaatataataagaTAATGATTGAAAGTgaatagaaaaaaagagataaaaaaaaaagtattcTACTATTTAAATAAGTAGAAGTATGGGGCAACGAATGACGTAAgattaaaaattaaatgtGGAAGAAGATGACAAAATACGACATTCATATGTATAAGATGCAATTTCGAAAATTAGTATTTCTTaaatctttttttattctttttctgttttctacggttactattattattattattgttattattattatcattagtatTCTGTCTGGTaactgatgatgattttgaattgCTGTTACGTGCATTAGCtaaaaatttctttctagtattattattattattattattattattattggtgtTCTTcccattattttcattgttcgtatttttttctttaatggaATATCAATGACTTTATTTTTCGGTAAAGAATCTTTCAATGGTATAGCCCTTGGTGTTAATCTTGTATATACCAAATAATAAGCGTTTGGCTCAGTCAATAACTTTAATtctgaaattttatttattaattcatcatcataagTAGCCCAAGTCCCATCAGGTTGTCTACAATGAGCAATATAATGACCTGAAGATAAAGAACGTCCTTCATGAACCACCACACttaataattgatatttAGCAGGTAGAACCTTTTTGGATGATTCACAATATTCAGTGATATCCAAATACATTGGATATGATACAGCTTGTTTCATTTTGGATGAAGTACTACCGTTGAATctaaatttcttcaaatgaacAACTAATGTTTCTGGTGCTCTCAAGATAGTACTACGTTTAATTGCGTTTGTTGTCTTGTTACATTTTTCACAAACGTACCCTTTGTCATTTTTATCCacttttaataattctggATTGAAGAAATCACGGATAGCTTTCTCGATGGTGTATTTTCTTGcttttgtttgttttggAATAATTTCTTGTGGTGATTGTGAGCGTGGAATAATAGCATTTGGTTGTTGTACATTTTTTCCATTCTCGGCAATGCCATTGTCGCTGTCTTCTTCAGCATCATTACCATCATCagaatgatgatgatcaCTTTGCACTTGTTCTTGTGATTGTTGTACATCTTTCGCTGGATTATTCCTCTTACCATTAAGatctaatgataaatcaTAGAATTCTTGTTCTGTCTTAGATACTCCACCACAAGATTTACAAGTGACAGTTTGCTCTAAGAGTCCACCGAATATATCATAAATGATTGATTCAGTCATATTACGGCCAATAGGGACAGaattttcttgtaattttgaCATTAGTGACATGAAATATTCATGAGAATCTTCCTGATTGTATGGATTCATTGACCAATTAATGTCATCCAATCTTTCTATCAATTCATTTGGATTATAGTATGCAATGACTTTTTTATTACcctttttatttgataaccACATTCTCCTAGTTGTTTCAGCTAATGTGTATGATACTGAGTTTGGgtctatatttttatatttccCACGTAATATGTCgaataaataatgttgAACTGCAGGGATATGTACCATGGCTTGAACAGCGGCATTTGTATAACAGGTGACACCATGATTTATGAGACCTTTTGGTCTCAAATTGGCAAATACAGGGCCccaatttttaattatatttgatgGAATTATTGAACCTTCATCAGTgattatttcattgaattgaTAGAAATCTTGTAAATTTGTTGCTGGAGTGGATTTACATTCTTTTTCTGATGGAGGTGtagataatgattttttagATGATGGAGTTTTATGCCTTAAAGTGTGTCCATCTTCTTCGTCActgtcatcttcatcttcatcttcatcttcgaCTCTGGATTCTTCAAGAATATTGTTCTGTTTTTTATCTTGAATAGAGTTCATGTAttgttcattttcttcttgtaattGAATCTTTTCAGAATCAGATATTGAATCTATTTCGAGATCTTCACTAtcgtcgtcatcatcactaTCATTTTCGTCGATGGAAGCTTTAGTATTTTCGCCAATTTTAAAATCTTGATCAAcagaatcatcatcagcatcatcatcattgtcaTTATCAGAAGTGGAATTGTCAGGGGACTCAGATTGAgaaggtgatgatgatgttgagACAATAGTAGAAGCCGGTAAAGAAGCAGGAGATgaggatgaagaaatttgaaCGTTTAGATCTAGAGTCTTCTTCATTGAGGATGatccatcatcatcattactattgaaattgatatcA
Above is a genomic segment from Naumovozyma dairenensis CBS 421 chromosome 6, complete genome containing:
- the UBP10 gene encoding ubiquitin-specific protease UBP10 (similar to Saccharomyces cerevisiae UBP10 (YNL186W); ancestral locus Anc_2.69), whose amino-acid sequence is MNSRETLKPLVDRILNNPLQFKEASFASTSNFKNNNNTEKASYIMIGTKKNHTNTSIDTSKKNKGNTNTSKSGNNNKKLKEQVKPKSMAEALHLYTTSSSTSTSASASDLTTSLPDSKRSTVTFNDTASEDDSDNAYNDSSSSSSSSNSDAPHSISKVIQTNTANNTDNNVSNESSPPDSKDEVYYEAKEYPTKIDQLASEISSELSAQENSSNEEEEEDLGIPIDINFNSNDDDGSSSMKKTLDLNVQISSSSSPASLPASTIVSTSSSPSQSESPDNSTSDNDNDDDADDDSVDQDFKIGENTKASIDENDSDDDDDSEDLEIDSISDSEKIQLQEENEQYMNSIQDKKQNNILEESRVEDEDEDEDDSDEEDGHTLRHKTPSSKKSLSTPPSEKECKSTPATNLQDFYQFNEIITDEGSIIPSNIIKNWGPVFANLRPKGLINHGVTCYTNAAVQAMVHIPAVQHYLFDILRGKYKNIDPNSVSYTLAETTRRMWLSNKKGNKKVIAYYNPNELIERLDDINWSMNPYNQEDSHEYFMSLMSKLQENSVPIGRNMTESIIYDIFGGLLEQTVTCKSCGGVSKTEQEFYDLSLDLNGKRNNPAKDVQQSQEQVQSDHHHSDDGNDAEEDSDNGIAENGKNVQQPNAIIPRSQSPQEIIPKQTKARKYTIEKAIRDFFNPELLKVDKNDKGYVCEKCNKTTNAIKRSTILRAPETLVVHLKKFRFNGSTSSKMKQAVSYPMYLDITEYCESSKKVLPAKYQLLSVVVHEGRSLSSGHYIAHCRQPDGTWATYDDELINKISELKLLTEPNAYYLVYTRLTPRAIPLKDSLPKNKVIDIPLKKKIRTMKIMGRTPIIIIIIIIIILERNF